From a single Alloactinosynnema sp. L-07 genomic region:
- a CDS encoding family 2 encapsulin nanocompartment cargo protein polyprenyl transferase, with product MAPTEVITGFRSARAVLSQSRSLLDPAIRAAVDSLPATMRRIAGYHFGWWDEHGGPVHADSGKAIRPALVLTSAEAVGGSPRDAVPAAVAVELVHNFTLLHDDVMDGDRTRRHRPTAWTVFGLGPAILAGDSLLTLAYDVLAATGHPRAQDASRVMSAAVLAVQEGQATDLAFEKRADVTLAECVRMAEGKTGALLGCAAAVGALFGGGGAPQVDHLRRFGERVGLAFQLVDDLLGIWGDPTATGKSVYSDLESRKKSLPVVAALSSNTPASRELATIYHRRTPLSAAELVRAAELIERAGARTWAQAHADGVLTDALTHLDQAAPAPRAAAELTALAHLTVRRDH from the coding sequence ATGGCACCCACCGAGGTGATCACCGGGTTCCGTTCGGCGCGTGCGGTGCTCTCCCAGAGCCGCTCGCTGCTCGACCCCGCCATCCGCGCCGCCGTCGACTCGTTGCCCGCGACGATGCGGCGCATCGCCGGGTATCACTTCGGCTGGTGGGACGAACACGGCGGGCCGGTGCACGCCGACAGCGGCAAGGCGATCCGTCCGGCCCTGGTGCTCACCTCAGCCGAGGCGGTCGGCGGATCGCCGCGCGACGCCGTGCCCGCGGCGGTGGCGGTGGAGCTGGTCCACAACTTCACCCTGCTGCACGACGACGTCATGGACGGCGACCGGACCCGCAGGCACCGCCCGACCGCGTGGACCGTCTTCGGTCTCGGCCCCGCGATTCTCGCGGGCGACTCCCTGCTCACGCTGGCCTACGACGTGCTGGCCGCCACCGGGCATCCCCGCGCGCAGGACGCCTCCAGGGTCATGTCCGCCGCCGTGTTGGCGGTGCAGGAGGGCCAGGCCACCGACCTGGCCTTCGAGAAGCGCGCCGACGTCACCCTCGCCGAGTGCGTGCGGATGGCCGAGGGCAAGACCGGCGCCCTGCTCGGCTGCGCCGCCGCGGTCGGCGCGCTCTTCGGCGGCGGCGGCGCACCCCAGGTCGACCACCTCCGCCGCTTCGGCGAACGCGTGGGCCTGGCCTTCCAACTGGTCGACGACCTGCTCGGCATCTGGGGCGATCCGACCGCCACCGGCAAATCGGTGTACTCGGATCTGGAGAGCCGCAAGAAGTCCCTGCCGGTCGTGGCCGCGCTCAGCTCCAACACGCCCGCGAGCCGCGAACTCGCCACGATCTACCACCGTCGCACCCCCCTGTCCGCCGCCGAGTTGGTCCGCGCCGCCGAGCTGATCGAACGGGCAGGCGCGCGCACCTGGGCCCAGGCCCATGCCGACGGAGTCTTGACCGACGCCCTTACCCACCTCGACCAAGCCGCGCCCGCCCCGCGCGCCGCCGCCGAGCTGACCGCGCTGGCCCACCTGACCGTCCGCCGCGACCACTGA
- the ispH gene encoding 4-hydroxy-3-methylbut-2-enyl diphosphate reductase, with amino-acid sequence MPDPTAPVTVADHLVGDDTLPCPAAPLIEGTLRRQGKSTRRGPLTTGQATAWVSLSRDTAIAVDSQTAHNALAHWIAVSGPRRILLAAPRAFCAGVERAIDIVDRALEDGPVHVRKQIVHNVHVVNELSARGAIFVDELDAVPDNATVVFSAHGVAPSVREDAGRRGLQVIDATCPLVAKVHAEAIRFAHRGDTILFIGHAGHEETEGTLGEVPDRTILVQSAAEAATVTVPDPSRVAYLTQTTLAVDETAEIIDVLRARFPDLKGPGSDDICYATTNRQDALLAIAADSDLVLVVGSANSSNSQRLVELANRQGTPAHLIDDAAGIRSEWLEDAHTIGITAGASAPPTLVDEVVAAIGGLGTITVTEYETARETIHFTLPGQIRRD; translated from the coding sequence ATGCCCGATCCCACCGCACCGGTCACCGTCGCCGATCACCTCGTCGGCGACGACACCCTGCCCTGTCCCGCCGCCCCGCTCATCGAGGGAACGCTGCGCAGGCAAGGCAAATCCACCCGCCGCGGCCCGCTGACCACCGGTCAGGCGACGGCCTGGGTGTCCCTGTCCCGCGACACCGCGATCGCCGTCGACAGCCAGACCGCGCACAACGCTCTAGCCCACTGGATCGCCGTCAGCGGCCCGAGGCGCATCCTGCTGGCCGCCCCGCGGGCGTTCTGCGCGGGCGTCGAGCGGGCCATCGACATCGTCGACCGGGCGCTTGAAGACGGCCCGGTGCACGTCCGCAAACAGATCGTCCACAACGTCCACGTGGTCAACGAACTCAGCGCGCGCGGCGCGATCTTCGTCGACGAACTCGACGCGGTGCCCGACAACGCCACCGTCGTCTTCTCCGCGCACGGTGTCGCGCCCTCAGTGCGCGAGGACGCTGGCAGGCGCGGCCTCCAGGTCATCGACGCCACGTGTCCGCTGGTCGCCAAAGTGCACGCCGAAGCCATCCGGTTCGCCCACCGGGGCGACACGATCCTGTTCATCGGCCACGCGGGCCACGAGGAGACCGAAGGCACCCTCGGCGAGGTCCCGGACCGCACCATCCTCGTCCAGTCCGCCGCCGAGGCCGCCACGGTCACCGTCCCCGACCCGAGCCGCGTCGCCTACCTCACCCAGACCACGCTCGCCGTGGACGAGACCGCCGAGATCATCGACGTGCTGCGCGCCCGGTTCCCCGACTTGAAGGGCCCCGGCTCGGACGACATCTGCTACGCCACCACCAACCGCCAGGACGCGTTGCTGGCCATCGCCGCCGACTCGGACCTGGTGCTGGTGGTGGGATCGGCCAACTCGTCCAACTCACAGCGGCTGGTCGAACTCGCGAACCGCCAAGGCACACCCGCCCACCTGATCGACGACGCCGCGGGCATCCGCTCGGAGTGGCTGGAAGACGCCCACACCATCGGAATCACCGCGGGTGCCTCGGCACCGCCGACCCTGGTCGACGAGGTCGTCGCCGCGATCGGCGGCCTCGGCACCATCACCGTCACCGAGTACGAAACCGCGCGCGAAACCATCCACTTCACCCTGCCCGGCCAAATCAGACGGGACTGA
- a CDS encoding carboxymuconolactone decarboxylase family protein has protein sequence MDVMEATRVQATTAAPELYRKLLELHTAADRAAVDAGLERRLLELVRIRASQLNGCAFCVDLHSTAAVEAGETPRRLHAVTVWRDTPFFTSRERAALALAESMTLLSESHVPDEVYAVASTEFDQAELACLMWTLTVINAFNRLGVAGRLSPV, from the coding sequence ATGGACGTGATGGAAGCGACCCGGGTCCAGGCGACGACCGCGGCGCCGGAGCTGTATCGCAAGCTGTTGGAGCTGCACACGGCCGCGGACCGCGCTGCGGTGGACGCGGGTTTGGAGCGGCGGCTGCTGGAACTGGTGCGCATCCGTGCCTCCCAGCTCAACGGCTGCGCGTTCTGCGTCGACCTGCACTCTACGGCCGCGGTGGAAGCGGGCGAGACGCCGCGTCGGCTGCACGCGGTGACGGTCTGGCGGGACACGCCGTTCTTCACCTCGCGCGAGCGGGCGGCGCTGGCGCTGGCCGAGTCGATGACGCTGCTGTCGGAGTCGCACGTGCCGGACGAGGTCTACGCGGTCGCGTCGACGGAGTTCGACCAGGCCGAGCTGGCGTGTCTGATGTGGACGCTGACGGTGATCAACGCGTTCAATCGGCTTGGGGTGGCGGGCAGGCTCAGTCCCGTCTGA